A window of Flexistipes sp. genomic DNA:
ATCTTACTGTAGAGGAATCAGGGGCTTTTCCTAACATAACTGTATTTAATCTCGTTATGTCATGTAACCACTGTACAAACCCAGCGTGTGTGGAAGCGTGCCCAGTGGGGGCTATTTTCAAAAGAGATGAAGACGGGGTCGTGATTGTAGATAGAAATGTATGTCAGGATTTGAGAAAATGTGTAGCGGTATGTCCTTTTGGTGCCCCTCAGTACGGGGACGATCAGAGTGAGCCTAATAAGAAAGCCGGTTGGGCAGTTGAGCACCCTGTGCAAAAATGTACATTTTGCTGGGACAGACTTGAAGAAGGCAAAGCACCGGCATGTGTGGCATCGTGTCCACAAAGGGCGCTTGATTATGGGACAGTTGATGAATTATGGGCTAAATATCCTAACGCACAGAAGACAGTGGTAGGTTTTCCAGATTCATCTACTGCACCTGATGGAACACCACTGAAAAAAGATACAGTTCCTAATATTTTATTTAATCCTAAGCAATATAGTTAATGAAAGTGAGCAGGCTTTGT
This region includes:
- a CDS encoding 4Fe-4S dicluster domain-containing protein; amino-acid sequence: MANKQMAFYYDQNRCMGCNTCVVACKDWNDVKPGPADWRNLTVEESGAFPNITVFNLVMSCNHCTNPACVEACPVGAIFKRDEDGVVIVDRNVCQDLRKCVAVCPFGAPQYGDDQSEPNKKAGWAVEHPVQKCTFCWDRLEEGKAPACVASCPQRALDYGTVDELWAKYPNAQKTVVGFPDSSTAPDGTPLKKDTVPNILFNPKQYS